A genomic window from Yoonia sp. R2331 includes:
- a CDS encoding lysophospholipid acyltransferase family protein, giving the protein MPPATKANPVHYDRGVLSYATSFDSPLRSGLIRSIEWMTGKLQVVRMIREFERRGPYQGQEFWTSALDVLGVDIQTPPEELARIPETGPVVFVANHPHGMVDGMVMAEIIGRRRLDYKILTRSLLTEIDTVASQFLIPVPFPHHVDAQQRMVEMRHAAMSHLKNDGLVALFPSGVVATSESLFGPAVETEWNVFTAKMIRKSGATVVPCFFPGANSRAYQMAHQISATLRQSLLIHEIVRSRNTVFRPIIGDPITPDQWADKAAEPRSFMAWLRAQTLALKP; this is encoded by the coding sequence ATGCCGCCCGCCACCAAGGCTAATCCTGTGCATTACGACCGTGGTGTGCTCAGCTATGCCACCTCGTTCGACAGCCCGTTGAGGTCTGGCCTGATCCGCTCGATCGAGTGGATGACCGGCAAGTTGCAGGTCGTGCGCATGATCCGGGAATTTGAACGCCGCGGACCCTATCAGGGACAGGAATTCTGGACATCTGCGCTGGATGTGCTGGGTGTCGACATCCAGACCCCGCCGGAAGAGCTGGCGCGCATCCCCGAAACTGGCCCCGTGGTCTTTGTCGCCAATCACCCCCACGGCATGGTTGATGGCATGGTTATGGCCGAAATCATCGGCCGCCGCAGGCTGGACTACAAGATCCTGACCCGCTCGCTGCTGACAGAGATTGATACCGTGGCCAGCCAATTCCTGATCCCGGTGCCGTTTCCGCACCATGTTGACGCCCAGCAACGCATGGTCGAAATGCGCCACGCGGCGATGTCGCATCTCAAGAATGATGGGCTGGTGGCGCTCTTTCCGTCAGGCGTTGTCGCGACGTCGGAATCTCTGTTCGGCCCTGCGGTGGAAACCGAATGGAACGTCTTTACCGCCAAAATGATCCGCAAATCGGGCGCGACGGTTGTGCCCTGCTTCTTTCCCGGTGCCAATTCGCGCGCCTATCAAATGGCGCATCAGATCTCGGCGACCTTGCGGCAAAGCTTGCTGATCCACGAAATCGTGCGGTCCCGCAACACGGTGTTCCGTCCGATCATTGGTGATCCGATCACCCCTGACCAATGGGCCGATAAAGCAGCAGAGCCG
- a CDS encoding HPr family phosphocarrier protein produces MANLRLEIQNIKGLHARASARLAEVVEAHDAEATVSKDGMSAEGDSIMGLLMLAATIGTFIDVETRGPQADALGQAISDLVNDKFGEGD; encoded by the coding sequence ATGGCAAATCTGCGACTCGAGATTCAGAACATCAAAGGCCTGCACGCCCGTGCCTCTGCCAGATTGGCCGAAGTGGTCGAAGCCCATGACGCCGAGGCGACCGTCAGCAAGGACGGGATGTCAGCCGAAGGCGACAGCATCATGGGGCTATTGATGTTGGCAGCCACCATCGGAACATTTATAGATGTGGAAACGCGCGGCCCGCAGGCTGACGCCTTGGGTCAGGCCATTTCCGACCTGGTGAACGATAAATTTGGGGAAGGCGACTAG
- a CDS encoding PTS sugar transporter subunit IIA produces MIGIVIVAHGGLAPEYLAAVEHVVGKQDGIRAITIAAEENRADKQAEICAAADAVDNGNGVIIVTDMFGGSPSNLSLRACGVAKRQIIYGANLPMLIKLAKTRHKPVPEAVNAAIDAAHKYINTHIVSPG; encoded by the coding sequence TTGATTGGTATTGTGATCGTTGCACATGGGGGGCTGGCGCCAGAGTATCTGGCCGCAGTCGAACATGTGGTCGGCAAGCAGGACGGCATCCGCGCCATCACCATCGCTGCCGAAGAGAACCGTGCCGACAAGCAGGCCGAGATCTGTGCCGCTGCAGACGCGGTCGACAATGGCAATGGTGTCATCATCGTCACCGATATGTTCGGCGGCTCGCCTTCAAACCTCAGCTTGCGGGCCTGTGGCGTTGCCAAGCGTCAGATCATCTATGGCGCGAACCTGCCGATGCTGATCAAGCTTGCCAAGACCCGGCACAAACCCGTGCCGGAGGCGGTGAACGCGGCCATTGATGCCGCGCATAAATACATAAACACCCACATCGTCAGCCCCGGTTAG
- the rapZ gene encoding RNase adapter RapZ, with the protein MTTATPIQDDNPPVLLVTGPSGGGRSTAIRALEDIGFEVIDNLPLSLLPRLLDGPATRPLAIGIDVRNRDFGTNALIDAIDRVSQSRGDATQVLFLEADADTLIRRYSETRRRHPLAPAGPPLAGITAETDLLVPIRARADVLIDTTAMTPHDLKAEVERLFAPQSATLGVSVQSFSYKRGLPRGLDMVLDCRFLRNPHWEPDLRPLDGRDAGVADYVAADPNFAPFFERVTGLLALLLPAHKDEGRSHLAIGFGCTGGQHRSVTMAERVAASLAADGWQVSKRHREMERRAGGQKGRLG; encoded by the coding sequence ATGACCACCGCAACCCCGATCCAAGACGACAATCCGCCGGTGCTTTTGGTCACTGGTCCGTCGGGTGGTGGCCGGTCGACCGCGATCCGCGCGCTGGAAGACATCGGGTTCGAGGTGATCGACAATCTGCCCCTGTCGCTTTTGCCGCGCCTGCTGGATGGCCCTGCAACACGCCCGCTGGCCATTGGAATTGATGTGCGCAACCGCGACTTTGGCACCAATGCGCTAATCGACGCGATTGACCGGGTCAGCCAAAGTCGGGGGGACGCCACGCAGGTCCTGTTTCTCGAGGCGGACGCCGATACCCTGATCCGGCGCTACTCCGAAACCCGGCGGCGGCACCCCCTTGCGCCTGCAGGCCCGCCGCTTGCCGGCATCACCGCCGAAACCGATCTGCTGGTACCTATTCGGGCGCGCGCGGATGTGCTGATCGACACCACCGCGATGACACCCCATGACCTCAAGGCAGAGGTAGAGCGTCTGTTCGCCCCGCAATCGGCCACCCTTGGTGTCTCGGTCCAGTCCTTTTCTTACAAACGCGGCCTGCCGCGCGGGCTGGACATGGTGCTCGACTGCCGCTTTTTGCGCAATCCGCATTGGGAACCCGACCTGCGGCCGCTTGATGGCCGCGACGCGGGCGTTGCCGATTACGTCGCCGCCGACCCCAACTTTGCCCCCTTCTTTGAGCGGGTGACGGGCCTGCTGGCCCTGCTCTTGCCCGCCCACAAGGACGAGGGGCGCAGCCACCTTGCCATCGGATTTGGCTGCACCGGCGGGCAACATCGTTCCGTCACAATGGCCGAAAGGGTTGCGGCATCCCTTGCAGCGGACGGTTGGCAGGTGTCTAAGAGACATCGTGAGATGGAGCGCCGCGCCGGTGGTCAAAAAGGACGGTTGGGTTGA
- a CDS encoding HPr kinase/phosphorylase yields the protein MTATTLHATTVDLDGQGVLITGASGSGKSSLALQLIALGARLVADDQTALVAKNGQLWASRPANLPPLIEARGVGLMHAPLANRTAIALAVDMNRGETNRLPPSRQVTHLGCPIPLLHKAEGLHFAPAILIYLRHGREAP from the coding sequence ATGACGGCCACGACCCTGCATGCCACAACGGTTGACCTTGACGGGCAGGGGGTTCTGATCACCGGCGCATCGGGCAGCGGCAAATCGTCCCTTGCCCTGCAACTGATCGCTTTGGGTGCGCGGCTTGTCGCGGATGACCAAACCGCGCTGGTGGCCAAAAACGGCCAGCTTTGGGCCAGCCGCCCGGCCAACTTGCCGCCTCTGATCGAGGCGCGCGGCGTTGGCCTGATGCACGCGCCGCTGGCCAATCGTACCGCGATTGCGCTGGCCGTCGACATGAACCGGGGCGAAACGAACCGCCTGCCGCCTTCGCGTCAGGTCACGCATTTGGGATGTCCCATCCCCTTGCTTCACAAGGCAGAGGGCCTACATTTCGCCCCTGCGATCCTGATCTATCTGCGCCACGGGCGAGAGGCTCCATGA
- a CDS encoding sensor N-terminal transmembrane domain-containing protein has protein sequence MTDVSDIDVRDLNSVRRAAQSQPDLVLGDDWVSPTAFHEQEMLEQRRKRGLIQLRNSPIARKIITFNLVAMLLLVAGVLYLNPSRDNLAFQRANGLVNEAELIADVLEARMPATAPVDLITGDGIDVVNTLAQMDLRGGIDVAVYDPAGTLIATAKGARGGSAIDGLERDDSATFISDFLAQVWGSMRAVVSVDTRPEDVLQNVTPEDIRAVMQDGTGVSASSNADGTTFVVSTPILQNERAVGVVLISSAAGELDALVAREREQIFRLLLVGILISIGLSLVLASTIANPLADLAAAAELGRDKNARKMSPTKVRIPDLTARPDEIGRLSGALRGMVQALYERIEGNEQFAADVAHEIKNPLASLRSAVGTMRIAKRDDQREKMLEVIEHDVRRLDRLVSDISNASRLDSELVKEEEESFDLLKMLGNLNEFLGKEATTKGIEFIADLPEHPIRVVGLEGRLAQVFVNLITNAISFCEDGDAIRVWARKRENRVLVVVEDTGPGIPNEALQKVFKRFYSERPEGQFGNNSGLGLAISKQIIEAHGGVIWAENIRPGEADMTSEPLGARFVVGLPV, from the coding sequence ATGACCGATGTCTCTGACATTGATGTACGTGATCTGAACTCGGTCCGGCGTGCGGCGCAAAGCCAGCCGGACCTTGTGCTGGGGGATGACTGGGTCTCGCCCACGGCGTTTCATGAACAGGAAATGCTGGAACAACGCCGCAAGCGCGGCCTGATCCAGCTGCGCAATTCACCCATTGCCCGCAAGATCATCACCTTCAATCTGGTGGCGATGCTCTTGCTGGTAGCGGGGGTGCTGTACCTCAATCCAAGCCGCGACAACCTTGCGTTCCAACGGGCCAACGGTCTGGTGAACGAGGCGGAATTGATCGCCGATGTGCTGGAAGCACGGATGCCCGCAACTGCCCCCGTTGACCTGATCACCGGGGACGGGATCGACGTGGTCAACACGCTGGCGCAGATGGATCTGCGCGGCGGCATTGATGTGGCCGTCTATGACCCCGCTGGGACGCTGATCGCCACCGCCAAAGGTGCGCGCGGCGGCTCTGCCATTGATGGTCTGGAACGCGACGACAGTGCGACGTTCATCAGCGACTTTCTGGCGCAGGTCTGGGGATCAATGCGCGCGGTCGTCAGTGTCGACACACGCCCCGAAGATGTGCTGCAAAACGTCACTCCCGAAGATATCCGCGCCGTCATGCAGGACGGCACCGGGGTCAGCGCCAGCAGCAATGCAGATGGCACAACCTTTGTTGTATCAACCCCCATTCTGCAAAATGAACGCGCCGTTGGCGTTGTCCTGATTTCTTCTGCCGCAGGTGAGCTGGACGCGCTTGTCGCGCGCGAACGCGAACAGATATTCCGCCTCCTGCTTGTGGGCATCCTGATTTCCATCGGTCTCAGCCTTGTGCTGGCTTCGACCATCGCAAACCCGCTGGCCGATCTGGCTGCCGCAGCCGAATTGGGCCGGGACAAGAACGCGCGCAAGATGTCCCCGACCAAGGTGCGTATTCCCGATCTGACCGCCCGCCCGGATGAGATTGGCCGTCTGTCCGGCGCACTGCGCGGCATGGTGCAGGCGCTTTATGAACGTATTGAAGGCAATGAACAATTTGCCGCTGACGTGGCCCACGAAATCAAGAACCCGCTCGCCTCACTCCGCTCTGCGGTTGGGACCATGCGGATCGCCAAGCGCGATGACCAGCGCGAGAAGATGCTCGAAGTGATCGAACATGATGTGCGCCGCCTAGACCGTCTGGTCAGCGACATCTCGAACGCCTCGCGGCTGGACAGTGAACTGGTCAAAGAGGAAGAGGAATCATTTGATCTACTCAAGATGCTGGGCAACCTGAACGAATTTCTGGGCAAAGAGGCGACGACCAAGGGGATCGAGTTTATCGCTGATCTGCCTGAACACCCGATCCGTGTTGTGGGCCTCGAAGGGCGGCTCGCGCAGGTCTTTGTCAACTTGATTACAAATGCGATTTCGTTCTGCGAAGACGGTGACGCCATCCGCGTCTGGGCCCGCAAACGTGAAAACCGCGTGCTTGTGGTTGTCGAAGACACCGGCCCCGGCATCCCGAATGAAGCCCTGCAAAAGGTGTTCAAACGTTTCTACTCGGAACGGCCAGAAGGGCAGTTTGGCAATAACTCCGGCCTCGGGCTCGCGATCTCCAAGCAAATCATCGAGGCGCATGGCGGTGTCATCTGGGCCGAGAATATCCGCCCCGGAGAGGCTGACATGACGTCAGAACCCTTGGGCGCGCGCTTTGTTGTGGGGCTTCCGGTCTAG